The DNA region CCGGAATCCCGTCGGGACCGACGTCGCCGCGACCGACGCTGTGCGACGGGTCCACGCAAACCGGCAATCGCGTCAGGCGTCGCACGACTGGAACGTGCGCGAAATCGACCAGATTGCGGTGTGGCTCGCCGAGGTGTGTCTTGACCCCGCGCAAGCAGAACATGATTCGGGTGTTGCCTTCCGACGCGATGTACTCGCAGGCGTGCAGCGATTCCTCCAGCGTGATCCCCATCCCGCGCTTGAAGAGCACG from Deltaproteobacteria bacterium includes:
- a CDS encoding 3-deoxy-7-phosphoheptulonate synthase: VLFKRGMGITLEESLHACEYIASEGNTRIMFCLRGVKTHLGEPHRNLVDFAHVPVVRRLTRLPVCVDPSHSVGRGDVGPDGIPDIFHASGQGIIAGASAVLIDLHPHPERALCDGPQALTLDQLPRFVRYVARVREAYEAVCAA